In Silene latifolia isolate original U9 population chromosome X, ASM4854445v1, whole genome shotgun sequence, the following proteins share a genomic window:
- the LOC141623615 gene encoding uncharacterized protein LOC141623615 translates to MNGKQGTGVLPGRALAKPVKRNIAPKSVRPAGQQTQAATLPTIATSTAATDFSAANGNNGNASGNGHASSNGHVAGKGYSIYIGHLPYDATPKLVEQEFKKFGCIKKNGIQVRSNKGYVFGFVEYEDASAQENALKMGTIQIGDREVQIEEKKTDARVDNYTARRGGYRNNGYRRGNYSNGRGYARNDYGKGSIEGPPHGRGNGNRYVHQNGGGRGACQGGGPK, encoded by the exons ATGAATGGTAAACAAGGTACTGGTGTATTACCGGGCCGCGCACTTGCTAAACCTGTTAAGCGAAACATAGCCCCCAAATCTGTGCGTCCTGCCGGACAACAGACTCAGGCAGCAACTCTGCCTACAATAGCTACTTCTACTGCTGCTACTGATTTTTCTGCCGCCAATGGCAACAATGGCAATGCCAGTGGCAATGGTCATGCAAGTAGTAATGGCCATGTGGCAG GTAAGGGTTATTCCATATACATTGGACACTTGCCTTACGATGCCACACCCAAACTTGTTGAACAAGAATTCAAAAAGTTTGGGTGCATAAAGAAGAATGGCATTCAAGTGCGATCAAATAAG GGTTATGTTTTTGGTTTTGTCGAGTACGAGGATGCTAGTGCTCAAGAGAATGCACTTAAA ATGGGGACAATCCAAATTGGTGATAGAGAGGTTCAGATTGAGGAGAAAAAAACGGATGCTCGAG TTGATAATTATACCGCGAGACGTGGTGGCTATCGCAATAATGGTTACCGACGGGGCAACTATTCCAATGGCCGTGGCTATGCAAGAAACGATTATGGGAAGGGCAGTATAGAAGGTCCACCCCATGGAAGAGGTAATGGCAATAGATATGTTCACCAGAACGGTGGTGGAAGAGGGGCCtgtcaagggggaggccccaagtAG
- the LOC141623614 gene encoding uncharacterized protein LOC141623614, with amino-acid sequence MHNNNNNNNNNNNNLHLIRNPNSVMMFLVVMIFVGLFGFQVNCKLISEKQVLLDFKSSISDPSGVLSTWVSVNDSIFEHCSWLGVVCDHKSRVSKLNIVGGPGQGNVVSSNSKFIQKVACFNATNLPLYGFGIRRSCHVTNGKLIGALPNVVAKLRNIRVLSLPFHHFTGFIPNEIWALEDLEVLDLEGNLFTGLFPVEVNVNGLRRLRVLNLGLNRIGGEIPSWLSRAVDMEMINLSGNQLEGLIPDFFGGFPRLWGLYLSLNRFKGEIPDTWDRNCRNLRFLDLSGNALNRRIPVSLGNCRELRALLLYSNTLQGSIPSEIGLLRNLHVLDVSRNRLGGYIPSELGNCRHLSVLVLSNLYDPFMVIEKSLIESAHGEGNLFQGSIPVKLKTLPKLTIVWAPETGLNDEIPLSWKTCESLKILKQSLCPNKQTRKFLSKQTREFLKNCRVGGVWRFAFCTCESLHSCISKSSVSNKASAAYQFFFIARSCQSTSSLPSKARLLSEFNPTSNDMVSSSNGQDSADELPAAESPSGSEANYGNKFNSIEIASIVSASVIVLVLLALVVLFIYTRKCAPRDGSRVQVYERKEIRVFTDIGVPLTFQNVVRATDCFSSGNCIGCGGFGATYKAEISPSVTVAVKRLAVGRFHCIQQFHAEIKTLGRIRHPNLVTLIGYHASETEMFLIYNYLPGGNLEKFIQERSTKSIKWKGIHKIALDVAHAIAYLHDECNPRVIHRDVKPSNILLDNEYNAYLSDFGLSRLLENSETHATTGVAGTFGYLAPEYAMTCRVSEKADVYSYGVVLLELISDKKALDPSFSSHGNGFNIVSWAHMLLRQGRAKEVFTAGIWESGPHDDLVDVLHLAVKCTVDSLTIRPTMKQVVQLLKQFRPL; translated from the coding sequence atgcataataataataataataataataataataataataatttgcacttaattagaaaccctaattcAGTTATGATGTTTTTGGTGGTGATGATTTTTGTGGGTTTATTTGGGTTTCAAGTGAATTGTAAACTCATTTCAGAGAAACAAGTTTTGTTGGATTTTAAGTCTTCAATTTCTGATCCGTCTGGAGTTTTATCAACCTGGGTTTCAGTCAATGATTCCATTTTTGAGCATTGTTCATGGTTAGGTGTCGTTTGCGACCATAAATCTAGGGTTTCAAAGCTCAACATCGTCGGTGGTCCAGGACAAGGTAATGTAGTCTCTAGTAATAGTAAGTTTATTCAAAAAGTTGCTTGCTTTAATGCTACAAACTTACCTCTCTATGGTTTTGGTATTAGGAGAAGTTGTCATGTTACAAATGGTAAATTGATTGGTGCTTTACCTAATGTTGTTGCTAAATTaagaaatattagggttttgtcACTCCCATTTCATCACTTTACTGGTTTTATTCCAAACGAGATCTGGGCTTTGGAGGATTTGGAAGTTCTTGATCTAGAAGGGAATTTGTTCACTGGGTTATTCCCAGTTGAGGTTAATGTAAATGGGCTTAGGAGGTTGCGGGTTTTGAATTTAGGATTGAATAGGATTGGTGGAGAGATTCCGAGTTGGTTGTCGAGGGCTGTGGATATGGAGATGATTAATTTGAGTGGAAATCAGTTGGAGGGGTTGATTCCTGACTTTTTTGGTGGGTTTCCGAGGTTGTGGGGACTTTATTTGTCGTTGAATCGGTTTAAGGGTGAAATACCAGATACGTGGGATAGAAATTGTCGGAATCTAAGATTTCTTGATTTGTCGGGTAATGCATTAAATCGGAGGATACCGGTTAGTTTGGGGAATTGTCGGGAATTAAGGGCACTTTTGTTGTATTCTAACACGTTGCAAGGGAGTATTCCTAGTGAGATTGGCCTACTAAGGAATCTCCATGTGTTGGATGTGTCGAGAAATAGGCTTGGCGGTTACATTCCATCCGAGCTTGGGAATTGTCGGCACCTGTCTGTTCTTGTGTTGTCAAATCTGTACGACCCTTTTATGGTTATTGAGAAATCATTGATTGAATCTGCTCATGGGGAAGGTAATCTCTTCCAAGGTTCGATCCCTGTGAAACTCAAGACACTGCCAAAGCTGACCATTGTTTGGGCACCAGAAACGGGTCTTAACGATGAGATCCCTCTCAGTTGGAAAACTTGTGAATCCTTGAAAATTCTAAAGCAGTCTCTTTGCCCAAACAAACAAACTAGGAAGTTTCTTTCCAAACAAACTAGGGAGTTTCTTAAGAATTGTCGCGTTGGGGGAGTTTGGAGATTTGCTTTTTGTACATGTGAGTCATTGCATTCCTGTATTTCAAAATCTTCTGTGTCAAACAAGGCTTCAGCTGCATATCAGTTCTTCTTCATTGCTAGATCTTGCCAGAGTACCTCTTCTTTGCCCTCAAAAGCAAGGCTGCTTTCCGAATTCAACCCAACCTCAAATGATATGGTCTCATCTTCAAACGGGCAGGACAGTGCTGACGAACTGCCAGCTGCAGAATCTCCTTCTGGGAGTGAGGCTAATTATGGAAACAAATTCAATTCTATAGAGATTGCATCAATTGTATCTGCTTCTGTTATTGTCCTTGTTTTATTGGCCCTTGTCGTCCTTTTTATTTACACACGGAAGTGTGCTCCTAGAGACGGTTCTAGGGTTCAAGTGTATGAAAGAAAGGAGATTAGGGTGTTCACTGACATTGGGGTCCCACTTACATTCCAGAATGTTGTCAGAGCCACCGACTGTTTCAGCTCCGGCAACTGCATTGGCTGTGGAGGCTTTGGGGCCACTTATAAGGCTGAAATATCTCCAAGTGTTACTGTTGCTGTAAAAAGGCTTGCAGTTGGTAGGTTCCATTGCATTCAACAGTTCCATGCTGAGATTAAGACCCTTGGAAGGATTAGGCATCCTAATTTGGTAACGCTAATTGGGTACCATGCCAGTGAAACTGAGATGTTTCTCATTTATAATTACCTTCCTGGGGGTAATTTGGAGAAGTTCATTCAAGAAAGATCAACAAAGTCCATAAAGTGGAAAGGAATCCACAAGATTGCTTTAGATGTAGCCCATGCAATTGCCTACCTGCATGATGAATGCAATCCCAGGGTTATACACAGGGACGTAAAGCCAAGTAACATTTTATTGGACAATGAATACAATGCTTATTTATCCGACTTTGGCTTATCAAGGTTGTTGGAGAATTCGGAAACCCATGCTACGACTGGAGTTGCCGGGACTTTTGGGTATCTTGCCCCGGAGTATGCCATGACATGCCGTGTGTCTGAAAAAGCTGACGTGTATAGCTACGGTGTTGTTCTTCTAGAGTTGATCTCTGACAAGAAAGCACTGGACCCATCGTTTTCCTCACATGGTAATGGGTTCAACATAGTTTCTTGGGCCCACATGCTACTACGACAAGGTCGTGCAAAAGAGGTCTTCACAGCAGGTATCTGGGAGAGTGGCCCACATGACGATCTAGTGGACGTGCTTCACCTGGCTGTAAAGTGCACCGTGGATTCCCTCACAATAAGGCCTACAATGAAGCAAGTAGTCCAACTTTTGAAGCAGTTTCGGCCGCTTTGA